A stretch of Desulfitobacterium dichloroeliminans LMG P-21439 DNA encodes these proteins:
- the pcrA gene encoding DNA helicase PcrA yields MYRLEDLNPVQCQAVEHREGPLLILAGAGSGKTRVLTYRIAHLIAQGIDPWNILAITFTNKAAQEMRERVYSLVGSEGRGLWVATFHSACVRILRNEIGYLPGYSRSFVIYDSGDQLAVVKSCMKELALDEKKFAPRAILSTISDAKNKLQTPDDFSRRATDYFEQKVESVYNLYQKKLIGNNALDFDDIIMLTVRLFRENPEVLAQYQDKFRYILVDEYQDTNHAQYALINLLAKKYRNLCVVGDDDQSIYMFRGADVKNILDFERDYPEAKVLKLEQNYRSTKSILQAANAVVQNNTERKEKSLWTDNEDGQPIVYYVSENEHDEARYMAERIQRLLNVEGRRFNDFAVLYRTNAQSRVVEERFMREGIPYRIFSGLKFYERMEIKDILAYLRILHNPADQVSFSRVLNVPKRGLGESTLEKILDYATEQEMPVLDAIMEANYIPELQTRAKKPLLAFAQLMQELKTLAVEESSVTRLVEEILKRTGYWDNLIGDKSPEAEARQENIREFLSVTAEYDEKADQYEETVEVEGMEEAVRPGLAGFLEQVSLVAQIDTLDQGDEAVVMMTIHSAKGLEFPVVFIGGMEEGIFPSSRSMLDPVLLAEERRLCYVAITRARERLYLSYAQQRMLYGRTQYNRPSEFFQEIPTQILVDRDPIDPPTKRMQKPRPATVSAGSTTSEVSPWRVGERNIGNPIMDAPGLDYKVGEKVEHAKFGKGVIVAIKGEGSSAELSVVFGGEIKKLIAEYAKLMKL; encoded by the coding sequence ATGTATAGATTAGAGGATTTGAATCCGGTGCAGTGTCAAGCGGTGGAACACCGGGAGGGTCCCTTGTTGATATTAGCTGGGGCAGGTTCAGGAAAAACCCGCGTTTTAACCTATCGGATTGCCCATTTGATTGCTCAAGGAATTGATCCATGGAATATCCTAGCGATTACCTTTACCAATAAAGCGGCTCAGGAAATGAGAGAGCGCGTGTACAGTTTAGTGGGTAGTGAAGGAAGAGGACTTTGGGTCGCCACCTTTCACTCTGCTTGTGTGCGCATTTTAAGAAACGAAATCGGCTATCTACCGGGATATTCTCGGAGCTTTGTCATATATGACAGTGGGGATCAATTAGCGGTAGTTAAATCCTGTATGAAGGAGCTCGCTCTCGACGAAAAGAAATTTGCGCCGCGTGCCATATTATCTACCATTAGTGATGCCAAGAATAAGTTACAGACCCCAGATGATTTTTCGCGTCGGGCGACCGATTACTTCGAACAAAAGGTCGAAAGTGTATATAATCTTTATCAAAAAAAGCTTATCGGTAATAATGCTTTGGACTTTGATGATATTATTATGCTGACGGTTCGGTTATTCCGAGAAAACCCTGAGGTACTGGCTCAGTATCAAGATAAATTTCGCTATATTTTGGTCGATGAATATCAGGACACGAACCATGCGCAATATGCCTTAATCAATCTTTTGGCTAAGAAGTACCGCAATCTTTGTGTAGTCGGAGATGATGACCAATCCATCTACATGTTTCGAGGAGCGGATGTCAAGAATATCTTAGACTTCGAGCGGGATTATCCGGAAGCCAAGGTCTTGAAGTTGGAACAGAACTATCGTTCAACCAAAAGCATTCTGCAGGCGGCCAATGCCGTGGTGCAAAACAATACTGAGCGTAAAGAGAAATCCTTATGGACGGATAATGAAGACGGCCAGCCCATTGTCTATTATGTATCGGAAAATGAACACGATGAGGCTCGCTATATGGCGGAGCGGATCCAGCGCTTGCTCAATGTGGAAGGCCGTCGCTTCAACGATTTTGCCGTACTTTATCGTACCAATGCGCAATCCCGTGTAGTGGAAGAACGTTTTATGCGGGAAGGCATTCCTTATCGAATATTCTCAGGACTAAAGTTCTATGAGCGTATGGAAATTAAGGATATTTTGGCTTATCTGCGAATACTCCATAACCCAGCCGATCAAGTGAGCTTTTCCCGAGTCTTAAATGTCCCTAAGCGAGGACTAGGGGAGAGCACTTTAGAAAAAATATTAGACTATGCCACAGAACAGGAAATGCCGGTACTAGATGCAATCATGGAAGCGAACTATATTCCGGAACTCCAAACACGAGCTAAGAAGCCTTTGTTGGCATTTGCTCAGCTGATGCAAGAGCTTAAAACCCTCGCTGTTGAGGAAAGTTCAGTCACCCGATTAGTAGAAGAAATTTTAAAACGCACAGGCTATTGGGATAATCTGATAGGCGATAAATCCCCGGAAGCCGAAGCGCGGCAGGAAAATATCCGCGAGTTCTTATCCGTTACCGCCGAGTACGATGAGAAAGCCGATCAATATGAGGAAACCGTGGAAGTGGAGGGGATGGAAGAAGCCGTTCGCCCCGGTTTGGCAGGTTTTCTCGAGCAGGTATCCTTAGTTGCTCAAATCGACACCTTAGACCAAGGGGACGAGGCAGTGGTTATGATGACCATTCACAGTGCCAAAGGCTTGGAGTTCCCAGTAGTTTTCATAGGAGGGATGGAGGAAGGAATCTTCCCCAGCAGTCGTTCGATGCTTGACCCCGTGCTACTGGCGGAAGAACGGCGACTTTGCTATGTGGCGATTACCCGTGCTCGGGAACGTTTATATCTCAGCTATGCCCAACAACGGATGCTTTATGGCAGGACACAGTACAACCGTCCTTCGGAGTTTTTTCAAGAGATTCCGACCCAGATTCTAGTGGATAGAGACCCCATCGATCCCCCAACTAAGCGCATGCAAAAACCTCGCCCCGCCACAGTAAGCGCAGGTAGCACGACCTCAGAAGTCTCCCCTTGGCGAGTGGGGGAAAGGAATATTGGCAATCCTATCATGGACGCTCCCGGCCTCGATTACAAAGTAGGAGAAAAAGTGGAGCATGCCAAATTCGGCAAAGGTGTGATCGTAGCGATCAAAGGGGAAGGAAGCTCTGCTGAGCTTTCGGTAGTCTTTGGTGGTGAGATAAAGAAACTTATCGCAGAATATGCCAAGCTAATGAAGCTATAA
- the nrfD gene encoding NrfD/PsrC family molybdoenzyme membrane anchor subunit: protein MEKRKYQKSLWTYLSLVLVAFALLGSINKYFISGEHAFGVTPDVPWGALISGYVFFAVAATGTGLVGSLGHVFRIKKFEVLSKRSLLASILLLLSAFIVLAVELSNPFKLIYLLFSPNLDSPIFWMGAFYGAYLILLFGEFYFTMKDNHKVATGIAYVSLLVKLSAIINLGRVFSYTYARGFWDGYYYPIYMVISAIVSGAAVLTIISYLSKDNSYRDQAQRKDLIQSLSKILAGALIVFAVFQGIKLGTALGSENLAVAEAAKSMVSGPMAIPFWVMEVLMGVVAPLFILSQSKFTSLGKSFAAALLAMLGLLFSRLDFVYAGQVVPLQITDATALAVGTWNAYSPTWSEWSLIIGVIGFVILMFDFAESKLSLDTHH from the coding sequence ATGGAGAAAAGAAAGTATCAGAAAAGCTTATGGACCTATCTCTCCCTGGTGTTAGTGGCCTTTGCTCTGCTCGGCTCTATCAATAAATACTTCATCAGTGGGGAGCATGCCTTTGGAGTCACTCCCGATGTCCCATGGGGAGCTTTGATCTCCGGATATGTTTTTTTTGCAGTAGCTGCTACAGGTACGGGTCTAGTCGGTTCCTTAGGCCATGTGTTTCGGATTAAAAAATTCGAAGTCCTTTCCAAACGATCCTTATTGGCTTCGATTCTCTTGCTTCTTTCTGCCTTTATCGTGTTGGCAGTAGAACTTTCAAATCCTTTTAAATTGATTTACCTACTGTTTTCCCCTAACTTGGACAGCCCTATCTTCTGGATGGGTGCCTTCTATGGAGCTTATCTGATTCTGCTCTTTGGGGAGTTTTACTTCACCATGAAAGACAACCATAAGGTGGCTACGGGGATCGCCTATGTATCCCTTTTGGTCAAATTATCAGCCATCATTAATTTGGGCCGAGTCTTCTCTTATACGTATGCACGGGGATTCTGGGATGGCTACTACTATCCAATCTACATGGTGATATCGGCAATTGTTTCCGGAGCTGCAGTTCTGACCATTATAAGCTATCTTTCTAAGGATAACTCTTATCGTGATCAAGCTCAGCGTAAGGATTTAATTCAATCCTTAAGTAAGATACTGGCCGGTGCTTTGATTGTCTTTGCTGTTTTCCAAGGGATCAAGTTAGGAACAGCCTTGGGCAGTGAGAATCTGGCCGTCGCTGAAGCAGCTAAATCCATGGTGTCGGGCCCCATGGCGATACCCTTCTGGGTTATGGAAGTGCTAATGGGTGTCGTGGCCCCCTTATTTATCTTATCTCAATCCAAATTCACCTCTCTGGGCAAGTCCTTCGCAGCTGCACTATTGGCCATGCTCGGTTTACTCTTCTCGCGGTTGGACTTCGTCTACGCAGGACAAGTGGTTCCCCTACAAATTACGGATGCTACGGCCTTGGCTGTAGGAACGTGGAATGCTTATTCTCCAACCTGGAGTGAATGGTCTTTGATCATCGGGGTAATTGGCTTCGTCATTCTGATGTTTGATTTCGCTGAAAGCAAACTCTCTTTGGACACTCATCATTAA
- a CDS encoding putative manganese-dependent inorganic diphosphatase → MPEKVYVIGHRNPDTDSICAAISYSRLKERLGMSQVIPCRAGKINRETEFVLNSFGVEAPLLIKDLHLRVKDLLSGPIPTVGPKTSLLEVWKIMQEKNQKTLPVVDKKEQMMGMITVGDLSGSYIENMADYDLSPLHVSAKNVVRSLNGSLLAGDEEQELCGKVYVGAMRHESLESYVGTGDIVLMGDREKAQRIALRQGVSALILTGGATLTPEIEELARQSNSVVISVPHDTFTAARLLPMTAPVQSAMKTEGIISFNEDDLISEVKDKMLQTRYRNYPVLDEQGKVVGLISRYHLLSLSRKKVILVDHNELGQAVVGADQAQILEVVDHHRVGGIQTGEPILFRNEPVGSTCTIVAKSYRDWGIVPDKAIAGIMLGAILSDTVIFKSPTCTDRDKEIAAYLADLAGVDPKEFGVQMFKAASNLGERRVDELIEEDLKEFTMGDLRMGIGQFSVMGIEGLDQLRVELSQRLEELRGQRAMNYLMLMVTDLIEENTELFISSAQPEEIAKAFDKPLENGSIFLPGVLSRKKQVVPPLSKYFLR, encoded by the coding sequence ATGCCAGAAAAAGTATATGTAATAGGCCATCGAAATCCAGATACAGATTCCATCTGTGCCGCCATTTCCTACTCCCGTTTAAAGGAACGCTTAGGAATGAGCCAGGTAATCCCTTGCCGTGCCGGAAAAATCAACCGGGAGACGGAATTTGTGTTAAATTCCTTCGGGGTGGAAGCTCCGTTGCTCATAAAAGATCTTCATCTGCGAGTAAAGGATTTGCTCAGTGGCCCCATTCCGACGGTAGGGCCCAAGACCTCTCTATTAGAAGTCTGGAAGATCATGCAGGAAAAGAACCAAAAAACTCTCCCCGTAGTGGATAAGAAAGAACAGATGATGGGCATGATTACCGTCGGTGATTTATCCGGTTCTTATATTGAGAACATGGCTGATTATGATTTGAGCCCTCTTCATGTCTCAGCTAAAAATGTCGTTCGTTCCTTGAACGGTTCACTCTTGGCCGGAGATGAAGAGCAGGAGCTTTGTGGCAAGGTCTATGTTGGGGCAATGCGTCATGAGTCTCTGGAGTCCTATGTGGGAACCGGTGATATCGTGCTGATGGGAGACCGTGAAAAGGCGCAAAGAATTGCACTGCGCCAGGGAGTCTCTGCCCTCATCTTGACCGGGGGCGCAACCCTAACCCCAGAGATAGAGGAACTAGCTCGTCAAAGTAACAGTGTGGTCATCTCGGTGCCTCATGATACCTTTACGGCAGCCCGCCTTCTCCCCATGACCGCACCCGTACAAAGTGCCATGAAGACCGAAGGGATTATCTCCTTTAACGAAGATGATCTTATTTCGGAAGTCAAAGATAAGATGCTGCAAACTCGCTACCGTAATTATCCCGTTCTCGATGAGCAGGGTAAGGTTGTCGGTTTGATTAGCCGCTACCATCTCTTAAGCTTAAGCCGCAAAAAAGTGATCCTCGTGGATCACAATGAATTGGGTCAAGCAGTCGTTGGAGCAGACCAGGCGCAGATTCTTGAAGTGGTAGATCATCATCGGGTGGGTGGCATCCAAACCGGCGAACCTATCTTATTCCGCAACGAGCCAGTGGGCTCAACCTGTACAATTGTCGCCAAAAGCTATCGGGATTGGGGGATTGTTCCCGATAAGGCCATAGCCGGAATCATGCTCGGGGCTATTTTATCCGATACCGTCATTTTTAAATCCCCGACCTGCACGGATAGGGATAAAGAGATAGCTGCGTATCTGGCTGATCTGGCCGGAGTAGATCCTAAGGAATTTGGGGTGCAGATGTTCAAGGCTGCCTCCAACCTCGGGGAACGCAGGGTGGATGAGTTAATCGAAGAGGACCTTAAGGAATTTACCATGGGAGATTTACGCATGGGCATCGGCCAGTTCAGCGTCATGGGGATTGAAGGACTTGACCAATTGCGTGTCGAATTATCCCAAAGACTTGAAGAGCTGCGCGGCCAACGGGCGATGAATTATCTCATGCTGATGGTAACGGATTTGATTGAAGAAAATACGGAGTTATTTATCAGCAGTGCCCAGCCCGAAGAAATAGCTAAGGCTTTTGATAAACCCTTAGAAAATGGAAGCATCTTCCTGCCTGGGGTATTATCACGGAAGAAGCAAGTTGTTCCGCCATTATCTAAGTACTTTCTTCGATAA
- a CDS encoding 4Fe-4S dicluster domain-containing protein, with translation MANYVMFIDPDKCTGCNACRIACQMQWGLPPNMNFNSLIEQETGQYPHVKRTIVPVQCQHCDDAPCQKVCPTGATYKREDGIVLIDANKCIGCKYCMVACPYNARVINEHGVPEKCRFCAEYVVNGETPSCVSTCMNGVRIFGDLDDPDSPLHKVLTTQEVVQLRADLHTKPRIYYAKSKRV, from the coding sequence ATGGCCAATTATGTGATGTTCATTGACCCCGATAAATGCACAGGCTGTAATGCTTGCCGTATTGCTTGTCAAATGCAGTGGGGTTTACCACCAAATATGAATTTCAACAGCTTGATTGAACAGGAAACAGGTCAGTATCCCCATGTTAAGCGGACGATTGTACCAGTTCAATGTCAGCATTGCGATGATGCTCCCTGCCAAAAGGTATGTCCTACAGGCGCTACCTATAAGCGGGAAGATGGCATAGTCCTAATCGATGCGAATAAATGCATTGGCTGCAAGTATTGCATGGTAGCGTGTCCCTATAATGCTCGTGTTATCAATGAGCATGGGGTTCCGGAAAAGTGCCGTTTCTGTGCTGAATATGTAGTCAACGGGGAGACTCCTTCCTGCGTTTCGACCTGCATGAATGGTGTCCGAATCTTTGGGGATTTGGATGATCCTGATAGTCCACTTCATAAGGTTTTGACGACGCAAGAAGTAGTTCAGTTGCGGGCTGATCTCCATACCAAGCCGCGAATTTATTACGCCAAAAGTAAAAGAGTTTAG
- the gatC gene encoding Asp-tRNA(Asn)/Glu-tRNA(Gln) amidotransferase subunit GatC produces MKISREEIEHVALLARLELTEEELITNTEQLNSILDYAAMLEKLNTDDIKPTAHAVPLHNVLREDQVQPSMDREKVLGNAPQAEGGFFKVPRIV; encoded by the coding sequence GTGAAGATATCACGGGAAGAAATCGAACATGTAGCATTGCTTGCTCGCTTGGAATTGACGGAGGAAGAGCTGATTACAAATACCGAACAGTTGAATTCCATCCTCGACTATGCAGCTATGCTAGAGAAGCTCAATACGGATGATATTAAACCCACGGCTCATGCTGTTCCTTTACATAATGTGCTGCGTGAAGATCAAGTGCAGCCCTCTATGGATCGTGAGAAAGTACTCGGCAATGCGCCGCAAGCTGAAGGCGGCTTCTTTAAAGTACCGCGGATTGTTTAA
- a CDS encoding rhodanese-like domain-containing protein — MLKQSKALTLIISLLLTLSLVTGCGSAAPAAAPPAKEPAQQTQTPEPEKPAATATLESNTLAWDAWSAKMTGTINKDYYIVDLRTPDEIKLEKALEGSINIDANATLGTGNTDVIDEKLQGISKDAVVLIHCKSGGRAKKNLQAFLDKGYVNTFALDGWTAFDTKGYFGATKITGSSEQLKPDAWVAKMQGTIGKDYYVVDARDKAEYDKGHIEGALNFGVRDQFTVDHPATIAKINTAIPNKDALVLVHCAVGARAKVAQAHLKSEGYTNVLVLDNKITIDAAGKYAFE, encoded by the coding sequence ATGTTAAAACAATCAAAAGCTCTAACACTGATCATTTCCTTACTACTGACACTTAGTCTAGTCACGGGTTGTGGATCTGCAGCACCGGCTGCCGCTCCACCAGCTAAAGAACCAGCACAGCAAACACAGACCCCAGAGCCTGAGAAACCCGCCGCTACAGCGACTTTAGAGTCCAATACCTTAGCCTGGGATGCCTGGTCAGCCAAGATGACAGGAACCATTAACAAAGACTACTATATCGTTGATTTAAGAACTCCCGACGAAATCAAATTAGAAAAAGCTTTAGAAGGCTCAATCAATATCGACGCTAACGCTACACTCGGCACGGGAAACACCGATGTTATCGATGAAAAATTACAAGGTATTTCTAAGGATGCTGTTGTCTTAATTCACTGCAAGTCCGGTGGACGTGCGAAAAAGAATCTCCAAGCTTTCTTAGATAAAGGCTATGTCAACACGTTTGCATTAGATGGATGGACCGCATTTGATACTAAAGGCTACTTTGGTGCAACTAAAATCACTGGTAGCTCTGAACAACTCAAACCCGATGCATGGGTTGCTAAAATGCAAGGAACAATCGGTAAGGACTATTATGTCGTTGACGCTCGTGACAAAGCAGAATACGATAAAGGACATATCGAAGGTGCTTTGAACTTTGGGGTCAGAGATCAATTCACTGTGGATCATCCTGCTACAATCGCTAAAATTAACACAGCTATCCCCAATAAAGATGCTTTAGTCTTAGTTCATTGCGCAGTAGGTGCTCGTGCTAAAGTTGCTCAAGCTCATCTTAAGTCTGAAGGCTATACCAATGTGTTAGTTCTTGACAATAAGATCACCATTGATGCTGCCGGAAAATATGCTTTTGAGTAA
- a CDS encoding TorD/DmsD family molecular chaperone, with protein MSYSGISQQAFYDLFSVFAEFFTFPDQEFCESVRSGQVDQQISELSQKVGYPIASELKKDAPTYEEWVALYNHCFLGARKPFAPPIESIYKQWTLDGSYQVPFKHQKGYLMGDSAQHVRHLLQAFELELPIEYNMMPDHLSILLELLAFLVGNGFVKEAQQFCQDHLDWLPDLYKALADLPVDSSIYLAVLNELEKALQIFACSTIDNTQTIEYSCVTAASELN; from the coding sequence ATGAGCTATTCCGGTATTTCCCAGCAGGCTTTTTATGACCTATTTTCAGTTTTTGCAGAATTCTTCACCTTTCCAGACCAAGAATTCTGCGAGTCGGTCCGCAGTGGGCAGGTCGATCAGCAGATTAGTGAACTCAGTCAAAAAGTAGGTTATCCGATTGCTAGTGAGCTTAAAAAGGATGCCCCGACATACGAGGAGTGGGTTGCCCTATATAATCATTGCTTTTTAGGAGCCCGCAAACCCTTTGCCCCTCCCATTGAATCCATTTATAAGCAATGGACCTTAGATGGGAGTTATCAAGTCCCGTTTAAACATCAAAAAGGGTATCTCATGGGGGATTCAGCTCAACATGTTCGACATCTTCTGCAGGCCTTTGAATTAGAGCTACCTATAGAATACAACATGATGCCGGATCATCTCTCGATTCTCTTAGAACTTTTAGCTTTCCTCGTGGGCAACGGTTTTGTTAAGGAGGCCCAGCAGTTCTGTCAAGACCATTTGGATTGGCTCCCGGACTTGTATAAAGCTCTTGCAGATTTACCAGTCGACAGTAGCATTTACTTGGCAGTTCTTAACGAATTAGAGAAGGCTCTCCAGATATTTGCTTGCTCTACGATTGATAACACCCAGACCATAGAGTATTCATGTGTCACAGCGGCTTCCGAATTAAATTGA
- the ligA gene encoding NAD-dependent DNA ligase LigA has protein sequence MSDVAQRIRALIQQIEEANYQYHGLDQPTLSDAEYDALMQELISLEKDHPELLAPDSPSQRVGGVISKKFPEVRHAEALLSLDNAFNAGDLREFDRRVRSVFAKVEYVVELKIDGLTVALTYEDGVLMRGATRGSGEVGEEITTNVKTISAIPLRLRQFAPRLDVRGEGYMPKASFLRLNQDREEAGQALFANPRNAAAGSLRQLDSKITAQRKLGYFAYQVLLPQEMGLASQTAVLDYLKALGFSVNPEYEIFAEIEEVIRYCEEMAETRHSFPYDIDGLVIKVNDIAQQQELGFTAKSPRWAIAFKFPAEQVETIIEDIVIRVGRTGVLTPTANLTPVFVAGSTVGRATLHNIDNIQAKDIRIGDHVLIQKAGDVIPEVVKSLPEKRTGEERVFTMPELCPECQSPVIREEGEAAHRCTSITCPAQQREAIIHFVSRDAMNIDGLGPAVIYQLLEAGLIKDAADLYSLEFDALVELERMGKKSAENLLNAIVQSKERGLAPLIFGLGIRHVGEKAGKILAQKYGTMDELAKASSEELQGIPDIGPAMAQSIARFFQQESTHSFLAKLRQAGVDMTAQRSTKAQVFAGMSIVVTGSLEHWDRQFAEQLIEEHGGKAASSVSKKTAFVVAGEKAGSKLTKAKELGIPVLTEEEFAKLLP, from the coding sequence ATGTCCGATGTGGCTCAACGAATTCGTGCTTTAATTCAGCAGATTGAAGAAGCCAATTATCAATACCATGGCCTAGACCAACCCACCCTAAGCGATGCGGAATATGACGCCCTCATGCAGGAACTCATTTCCTTGGAAAAAGACCATCCGGAGTTACTGGCACCCGATTCGCCGTCCCAACGGGTCGGGGGGGTAATCAGTAAGAAATTCCCGGAAGTTCGTCATGCCGAAGCTCTCCTAAGCTTGGATAACGCTTTTAATGCCGGGGACCTCAGGGAGTTCGATCGCAGGGTTCGTTCAGTATTTGCCAAAGTTGAATATGTGGTGGAACTTAAAATTGATGGTTTAACAGTGGCTTTAACCTATGAAGACGGGGTGCTTATGCGCGGGGCAACCCGAGGAAGCGGCGAAGTGGGAGAAGAGATTACCACCAATGTCAAAACCATCTCCGCGATTCCCTTGCGACTCCGCCAATTTGCTCCACGCTTAGATGTACGGGGGGAAGGCTATATGCCGAAGGCCTCCTTCCTGCGACTGAACCAAGATCGTGAAGAAGCCGGTCAAGCCCTTTTTGCCAATCCTCGCAATGCCGCTGCCGGTTCTTTGCGTCAACTGGACTCCAAGATTACTGCACAGCGTAAATTGGGGTATTTTGCATATCAAGTTTTACTTCCCCAAGAGATGGGATTGGCATCACAGACTGCTGTGCTGGATTATCTCAAGGCACTTGGATTCTCGGTCAATCCGGAATATGAGATCTTCGCAGAGATTGAAGAAGTAATCCGTTATTGTGAAGAAATGGCTGAAACCCGCCATAGCTTTCCTTACGATATCGACGGACTAGTTATCAAGGTAAACGATATCGCTCAACAGCAGGAGCTGGGCTTTACAGCAAAAAGCCCCCGCTGGGCGATTGCCTTTAAATTTCCTGCCGAGCAGGTGGAAACCATTATCGAGGATATTGTTATACGGGTAGGGCGGACAGGGGTTCTCACCCCTACAGCCAATTTAACCCCTGTTTTTGTAGCGGGATCTACCGTGGGTCGGGCGACCCTGCATAATATAGACAATATTCAAGCCAAAGATATTCGGATTGGGGATCATGTCTTGATTCAGAAGGCCGGGGATGTAATTCCTGAAGTGGTCAAATCCCTACCGGAAAAGCGAACCGGAGAGGAACGAGTCTTCACGATGCCTGAGCTCTGTCCCGAGTGCCAAAGCCCGGTCATCCGCGAAGAGGGAGAAGCAGCCCACCGCTGTACCAGTATCACCTGTCCGGCTCAGCAGCGAGAGGCCATCATTCATTTTGTCTCTCGAGATGCCATGAATATCGATGGACTGGGTCCGGCAGTGATTTATCAGCTCCTCGAGGCCGGATTGATCAAAGATGCAGCGGATCTATATTCCTTAGAGTTTGATGCTCTGGTAGAACTGGAGCGGATGGGGAAGAAGTCCGCCGAAAATCTTTTAAATGCTATCGTTCAGAGTAAGGAACGAGGTCTGGCACCTTTGATTTTTGGTTTGGGAATTCGCCATGTGGGAGAGAAGGCTGGTAAGATTTTAGCGCAAAAATACGGAACCATGGATGAATTAGCAAAAGCCAGCAGTGAAGAACTGCAGGGGATCCCGGACATCGGTCCGGCCATGGCCCAAAGTATTGCTCGATTCTTCCAACAAGAGAGCACTCACAGCTTCTTGGCCAAGCTTCGTCAGGCCGGAGTGGATATGACCGCTCAGCGCTCCACGAAGGCACAGGTTTTCGCTGGTATGAGCATCGTGGTCACGGGCTCCTTGGAACACTGGGATCGTCAATTTGCTGAACAGCTCATCGAAGAGCATGGTGGCAAGGCCGCCAGCAGTGTCAGCAAGAAAACAGCCTTTGTGGTGGCTGGGGAAAAGGCGGGTTCAAAGTTAACGAAAGCTAAAGAATTGGGAATCCCCGTCTTGACGGAAGAGGAATTTGCTAAGCTGTTGCCCTAA